The genome window TACTTCAACAAACGTAACCGCAGATCCTCTCCCTCAGCTCCCTGGTGGAACGAAAACTGCTCACATGCCGTCGCCCTCAGAAGGAAGGCCACATCCCTTTTCAGAAAAGTCATTTGTCTAGACCACTACATTGCGATGAAAAACCAATCTGCCCTTACCAAACTCACCctcagaaaagaaaaattgaaaggcTGGTAGACATTTTGTGAATCCCTAAGTAGATACACCCCCATTAACCTAGTCTGGCAAAAAATCAAGTGGTTTAAAAACCGCAAGGCATATACCCCCACAAATATCCCTAATCAAGACAATGAATCTGCCGATCAAATGCGGAGTTTCATCTCCGACTTCTGTCCCAAACTTCCGCCCAACTACATCCCCCCCCCTTCCTCCAGCCATCCCCTGCCAAAGCAACctctttcttcaaaaagagttAAGCCCACATGAACTCAAACATGCTCTCTCCGTCACTAACAGCACCTCTCCTTCAGGCCTGGATAAAATCGACTattttgttttgaaaaaaCTCCCTAACTCCTACAAAAACTGTCTTCTAGACATCTTCAACTCCCTCCTTAACTCCGGCCCATTTCCAGATTCATGGAGAAAATTCTTAGTATTCCTTCTCCCCAAAAATACCCCGGACAAATTTCGTCCCATAGCCCTTGCTTCCTGCACCCTGAAACATCTCGAAAAATTAATAGCCAACCGCCTCATGTGGTGGCTAGAAACTGAACAAGTCCTGCCCAATAATCAGTTCGGCTTCAGAAAACTCCGATCCTGCGCTGACAACCTCTCTATTTTAAGCACCGAAATCCTTACAGGTTTCGCATCCAAACAATTCACTCCATGTGTCTTCATCGACATAAAGGGAGCATTTGACAACGTCAACCCCCTCACTTTATACAATGACCTAGCCCGTATAGGAATACCCCAAAAATTAGCTGACTTCGTCTACGTCCTACTAGCCCTCCGCCAACTCTACTTCGTATCGCCAGATGAGCTCAACGGCCCCTACCCTATGGACAAAGGCGCAGGTCAAGGACTAGTCCTTAGCCCCATCCTATTCAACATTTATACTTCTTTCCTAGCCCAACTCCACCAGTTCCAGGCTGAATCTATCTTCTTCGCCGACGACCTCGTAATCTTTTCTCGCAACTCCAACGTCTCCTCTTCTTTGGAATCTGTAGAAGAAGCAACCAACTCCATAGCCAATCATCTATCTGACAGAAACCTTGAAATCTCCCCTGAAAAATCTCACCTAATCATCTTTTCTAAAAAACACTTCATCCCTTCCGACTACTACATCTCTATCAACGACACTCTCATTCATGCCGAAGAAACCCCCCGATTTCTTGGGGTCACCTTAGATTTCCGGTTCTCCTTCTCCCCTCACATCTCAGCCTTAACCAGTAAATGTACCACAGTTATTTCACTCATCAAATCCCTCAGAAAAACCTGACATGGAGCACACCCCAATAAGCTCATCACCTTCTACAGAGGTCTAATTCGGAGCTCCATAGAATATGGCAGTCACATCCTTCGGTACTCAAACTTCTCTCACTTCGACAAACTCAACAAGCTTCAATACAAAGCCCTCCGTTTTGCTATTGGTCTTAGAAATTCTTCCCCCACGAACGTTATCCTTGCTGATGCCGCTGAACCCCCTCTAAATCTACGTATTTCCAAACTTTCGAATAGGTATATGGCTAAATGTTTCTCCCAATCACTCCACCCTGCTCTCGACAAGCTCGCCTCCCTATACTCGATCCTTTCTAGGAAAAACTCCAACATCCATAACATCAAAACCGATTTCCCCATTTATCGCTCGTACACCAAACTCCTGGAGCACAAGCACCGAATTCACTCCCACTCCCTAGCTACCCCTTACGAATTTCAGTTCTCTCTCATCAATTCCCCGCCTCTAATCAACACTTCCATTGGCCATTCCTTAAAGAATGCTAAAAACAACCTTGACCTCCACACCCAAATTTACACTGATGGGTCGAAAACACATGAGGGCTCCTATGTGGGCTTTGCAGTCGTTGTCTCCTCCAAAGATATCGTCATCAAACACAAGAT of Diachasmimorpha longicaudata isolate KC_UGA_2023 chromosome 3, iyDiaLong2, whole genome shotgun sequence contains these proteins:
- the LOC135161040 gene encoding uncharacterized protein LOC135161040, with translation MCSDHYPIATLVNVPPDKFKRFSYKINHSKVDWDAFQGYLKVNENLINNTPNSMSPQLKYESLIDVIMSAIQASSPKPKDSSKYFNKRNRRSSPSAPWWNENCSHAVALRRKATSLFRKSGKKSSGLKTARHIPPQISLIKTMNLPIKCGVSSPTSVPNFRPTTSPPLPPAIPCQSNLFLQKELSPHELKHALSVTNSTSPSGLDKIDYFVLKKLPNSYKNCLLDIFNSLLNSGPFPDSWRKFLVFLLPKNTPDKFRPIALASCTLKHLEKLIANRLMWWLETEQVLPNNQFGFRKLRSCADNLSILSTEILTGFASKQFTPCVFIDIKGAFDNVNPLTLYNDLARIGIPQKLADFVYVLLALRQLYFVSPDELNGPYPMDKGAGQGLVLSPILFNIYTSFLAQLHQFQAESIFFADDLVIFSRNSNVSSSLESVEEATNSIANHLSDRNLEISPEKSHLIIFSKKHFIPSDYYISINDTLIHAEETPRFLGVTLDFRFSFSPHISALTTHPNKLITFYRGLIRSSIEYGSHILRYMAKCFSQSLHPALDKLASLYSILSRKNSNIHNIKTDFPIYRSYTKLLEHKHRIHSHSLATPYEFQFSLINSPPLINTSIGHSLKNAKNNLDLHTQIYTDGSKTHEGSYVGFAVVVSSKDIVIKHKITSYASIFTAEALALLTSLQTIHSLKIERSVILSDSLSVLTALSHLSNQKSSSRIVYEILELYSNLSLNGYHISLIWIPFHAGIPGNELADRHAKEPTTNGICHNTCIPHSEFRESLSRSLKAKTAKLLRTQSIRKGSLYFKHFYNGFHPPWFHSLGIDRSQISSISSMRSNEILFRKNIVNSPLCECHLPETLSYIFWFCPLYTNERTPFVKALKKLKISSFNIQKLISHPSTKVAFLIHNYLKSIHKSV